In one window of Meiothermus sp. DNA:
- a CDS encoding metallophosphoesterase, whose product MRVAILSDIHGNLPALEAVLADLQEVRPRLVVVNGDIVNRGPSNREVLERLLDLSSSKQGRALAPEGFWFTLGNHDDLLVKWAQRDPSLNDLYTDPLFEPTAWSVAQLSRAHLDWLGSLPFQVVIEEAPRRALGLDKAEGLGESVLVRATHGSPRHYREGYDEHQVLSTLVEISEDYPARLLVGSHTHRPFMYQLGEALVLNSGAVGAPFNGDVRAQYVVVEIGENHVQVDFRQIPYNLQTALQAYYDSGLMEAGGLGADIFYHETRTARSMLMHFWHWAELQARPRDWDSWRLYQATHPERFV is encoded by the coding sequence ATGCGTGTTGCCATCTTGTCGGATATTCACGGCAATCTTCCGGCGCTCGAGGCCGTCCTGGCCGACCTGCAGGAAGTCCGGCCCCGGCTGGTGGTGGTCAATGGCGATATCGTGAACCGGGGGCCTTCCAACCGCGAGGTACTGGAACGTCTGCTGGATCTGTCGTCTTCCAAACAGGGCCGCGCCCTGGCCCCCGAGGGCTTCTGGTTTACCCTGGGCAACCACGACGACTTGTTGGTCAAATGGGCCCAGCGCGACCCTTCGCTTAACGACCTTTACACCGACCCCTTGTTCGAGCCCACGGCCTGGTCGGTGGCCCAGCTCTCTCGAGCCCATCTGGACTGGCTGGGCAGCCTACCTTTTCAAGTGGTAATCGAGGAAGCACCCCGGCGGGCCCTGGGCCTGGATAAAGCCGAAGGCCTGGGTGAAAGCGTGCTGGTGCGGGCTACCCATGGCTCGCCCCGTCACTACCGGGAAGGCTACGACGAACACCAAGTCCTGAGCACCCTGGTGGAAATCAGCGAGGACTACCCGGCCCGCCTGCTGGTGGGGTCGCATACCCACCGCCCCTTCATGTACCAGTTGGGCGAGGCCCTGGTGCTCAACAGCGGGGCCGTGGGGGCGCCCTTCAACGGCGACGTAAGGGCTCAGTATGTGGTGGTGGAAATCGGGGAAAACCACGTGCAGGTGGACTTTCGCCAGATTCCCTACAACCTGCAAACAGCCCTGCAGGCCTATTACGACTCGGGCCTGATGGAAGCGGGCGGGCTGGGGGCCGACATCTTCTATCACGAGACCCGCACGGCACGCTCCATGCTAATGCACTTCTGGCACTGGGCCGAGTTGCAAGCACGCCCTCGCGACTGGGATTCCTGGCGGCTCTACCAGGCCACCCACCCCGAGCGGTTTGTTTGA
- the dcd gene encoding dCTP deaminase, protein MSVKPDWWIREKAKQGMIEPFEERLVRDGVISYGLSSFGYDLRAAREWKIFANVFHTIADPKGLDPKSFVDYEGDEVIIPPNSFVLARSMEYIRMPDNVLAIAIGKSTYARVGIVANITPLEPGWEGHVTLEFSNTTPLPAKMYAGEGVVQLVFFEGERPEVTYSDRKGKYQGQLGITLPRI, encoded by the coding sequence ATGAGTGTTAAGCCCGACTGGTGGATACGTGAAAAAGCCAAGCAAGGCATGATTGAGCCCTTCGAGGAGCGCCTGGTGCGCGATGGGGTGATCAGCTACGGGCTCTCGAGCTTCGGCTACGACCTGCGGGCGGCCCGCGAGTGGAAAATTTTCGCCAACGTGTTTCACACCATTGCCGACCCCAAAGGCCTGGATCCCAAGAGCTTCGTGGACTACGAAGGCGACGAGGTGATCATCCCGCCCAATTCCTTTGTGCTGGCCCGCAGCATGGAATATATCCGCATGCCCGATAACGTTTTGGCAATCGCCATCGGCAAAAGCACCTATGCCCGGGTGGGCATTGTGGCCAACATCACCCCCCTGGAGCCCGGCTGGGAGGGGCACGTGACCCTCGAGTTCTCCAACACCACCCCCCTGCCGGCCAAGATGTACGCGGGTGAAGGGGTGGTGCAACTGGTGTTCTTCGAGGGGGAGCGCCCGGAGGTGACCTACAGCGACCGCAAGGGTAAGTACCAGGGCCAGCTGGGCATTACCCTCCCCAGGATTTGA
- a CDS encoding ATP phosphoribosyltransferase regulatory subunit, with translation MIPEGTRYFLPPEARQRRELLERLVGLLYGWGYEPVELPSLEIYDPGHTLAERAFKLVDKTGEVLALRSEFTTAVAGLLRSNGRLVSGQPVRMQYAGTLWLREANAELGRSREFSQVGAELVGVSSPQADAEVLELAWEALQLIGFPEAKIEVGLPALVRDLLDATGLPDEKKERLRQAIHRKNSPELLSLLKDYLVHPSLQKALLALPDLYGGREVLEEARRLPLSGKAQADLDWLEAVLALLPEVPLLLDLGRARLLTFYTGLNFQAYTPDFGLPLLGGGRYDGALLPYAAGFALGLERVMEALRLPLSEVPPEVLALDRALARKLRSEGKRVELAWTANLRDLKEYALEKGIRWLAVEGRLEPIG, from the coding sequence ATGATTCCCGAAGGCACCCGCTACTTTCTGCCCCCCGAGGCCCGCCAGCGCCGCGAACTACTGGAGCGGCTGGTAGGGCTCTTGTACGGCTGGGGGTACGAGCCGGTAGAGCTGCCCTCACTGGAAATCTACGACCCAGGGCACACCCTGGCCGAGCGCGCTTTCAAGCTCGTAGACAAAACCGGCGAGGTACTGGCTTTGCGCTCGGAGTTTACCACCGCGGTAGCAGGGCTTCTGCGTAGCAACGGGCGGCTGGTGTCGGGCCAGCCGGTGCGCATGCAGTATGCCGGAACCCTCTGGCTGCGCGAGGCCAATGCTGAACTGGGGCGCAGCCGCGAGTTTAGCCAGGTGGGAGCCGAGCTGGTGGGGGTGAGCAGCCCCCAGGCCGACGCCGAGGTGCTCGAGCTGGCCTGGGAAGCGTTGCAACTCATCGGCTTCCCCGAGGCCAAGATCGAGGTGGGGCTGCCCGCCCTGGTGCGGGATTTGCTGGACGCCACGGGCCTGCCCGACGAAAAAAAGGAGCGCTTGCGCCAGGCCATCCACCGCAAGAACAGCCCTGAGCTTTTGTCCTTGCTGAAGGACTACCTGGTACACCCCAGCTTGCAAAAGGCCCTGCTGGCCCTGCCCGACCTGTACGGTGGGCGGGAGGTGCTGGAAGAAGCCCGCAGGCTGCCCCTCTCGGGCAAAGCCCAGGCCGACCTGGACTGGCTCGAGGCCGTCCTGGCCCTGCTGCCCGAAGTACCGTTGCTTCTTGACCTTGGCCGGGCCCGGCTCCTGACCTTCTACACCGGCCTCAACTTCCAGGCCTACACCCCCGACTTTGGCCTGCCCTTGCTGGGCGGGGGCCGCTACGATGGGGCTTTGCTGCCTTATGCGGCGGGCTTTGCCCTGGGGCTCGAGCGGGTCATGGAGGCGCTACGCCTGCCGTTGTCCGAGGTTCCGCCAGAGGTACTGGCGCTGGATCGGGCTCTGGCGCGAAAGCTGCGCTCGGAGGGCAAGCGGGTAGAACTGGCCTGGACAGCTAACCTGCGCGACCTGAAGGAGTACGCTTTGGAAAAAGGAATCCGCTGGCTGGCGGTAGAGGGGCGGCTCGAGCCCATCGGGTAA
- a CDS encoding FAD-dependent oxidoreductase — protein MTPITDYEVLIVGAGFAGSEAAYALAKRGVRVGLVTTSLDSVFLAFTPIQAPFPQGSLLAEIGQEGLKGWELHSRAKYRLENQPNLHLLQLSVTRLLLDGQAVVGVESWEGPRKTAPVVVLAVGSFLLPRLYIGSVAEEAGRLSEVAYPDLYQHLQQLGFAFTPQEAQVARQSGTPGYRVTYQVFAEAEWDSATFRLHRLEGLYAVGLCVLGQGTYAQMAEEGMRLAESLQTTVNRR, from the coding sequence ATGACGCCAATCACTGACTACGAAGTGCTAATTGTGGGTGCCGGGTTTGCTGGCAGCGAAGCCGCCTACGCCCTGGCTAAACGAGGGGTGCGGGTGGGCCTGGTGACCACCAGCCTGGACTCGGTTTTCCTAGCCTTTACGCCTATCCAGGCGCCGTTTCCCCAGGGCTCGCTGCTGGCCGAGATCGGCCAGGAGGGCCTGAAGGGTTGGGAACTGCACAGCCGGGCCAAGTACCGCCTGGAAAACCAGCCAAACCTGCACCTCCTGCAACTCTCGGTCACGCGATTGCTGTTGGATGGCCAAGCGGTTGTGGGCGTCGAAAGCTGGGAAGGGCCGCGCAAGACCGCGCCAGTGGTGGTGCTGGCGGTGGGCAGTTTTCTTTTGCCCAGGCTCTATATTGGCAGCGTGGCTGAGGAGGCCGGGCGGCTCTCGGAGGTAGCCTACCCCGACCTGTACCAGCACCTCCAGCAGCTTGGCTTTGCCTTTACTCCCCAAGAGGCCCAGGTCGCCAGGCAGAGCGGAACCCCTGGTTACCGGGTGACGTATCAGGTTTTCGCCGAAGCAGAGTGGGACTCGGCCACCTTCCGACTACACCGCCTGGAGGGGTTGTACGCCGTCGGCCTGTGCGTGCTGGGGCAGGGAACGTATGCCCAGATGGCCGAGGAAGGGATGCGGCTGGCGGAAAGCCTGCAGACTACAGTCAATCGTCGATAG
- a CDS encoding Lrp/AsnC family transcriptional regulator has translation MVTIELDKKDRKILSILQRQAHIPNSELAEQVHLSPSTCLRRVRRLEELGVIRGYVALLDKDKIGRSLCVFVRVKLDHKSRVDVERFEQEVLKYPEVTECHVVMGEDDFLLKIMVADLNEFQKFLLDHLTAIPGLSTVISSAVLRQVKSTTELPV, from the coding sequence ATGGTAACTATTGAACTGGATAAAAAAGACCGCAAAATTTTGAGCATCCTTCAGCGCCAGGCCCACATCCCCAACAGCGAACTGGCCGAGCAGGTTCACCTTTCCCCCTCGACCTGCTTGCGCCGGGTTCGGCGACTGGAAGAACTGGGGGTGATTCGGGGCTATGTGGCCCTCCTAGACAAGGACAAAATCGGCCGCAGCCTGTGCGTGTTTGTGCGGGTCAAACTCGACCATAAAAGCCGCGTCGATGTGGAGCGTTTCGAGCAGGAGGTGCTCAAATACCCCGAGGTCACCGAGTGTCACGTGGTGATGGGCGAGGATGACTTTTTGCTCAAGATTATGGTGGCCGACCTGAACGAGTTTCAGAAATTTTTACTGGATCACCTCACCGCCATTCCGGGCCTGAGCACGGTAATCTCCTCTGCGGTGCTGCGGCAGGTCAAGAGCACCACCGAGTTGCCGGTGTGA
- a CDS encoding Ig domain-containing protein, with amino-acid sequence MRGLPVLSRVLWAGLPLFLGILLASCGSDSQNNQSRQPLRLTLRIDTGYVDEPYNTTLTADGGIRPYKFSLEGNLPKGLTYSNGRISGTPQEKGNFELTVSVEDANLSNRTQKVTLVIGETPPPRLDQVFPLAEVSDPFPYLFRVRDREARGFQAQIPLKDLKATLDTFKADAGVLYVLRYDEEKGLVDIDAAFIGPRKDFEVFRFTAAPLPDKKVRPEASFRETRVAFYDKNGKLAGNAQAIERVSTQGRYKYSDLEALARNWGRRLTPATTAPQAPAANTPQAPENSSPQGQTEAQATPPAPPENQAANPPGAAENTPPTEPVPPSPAQPAQPGQAQPAQPGQAQPPQPGQAQPAQPEPAQPTSTSTPPGPPSPPTDSAAPAPQASAPATPKLEGDLNSDGVVDQKDLDMLRASYAWASVNAGQAPPPPNQRAPAPPTPPAGTPAGSGTPGSGSGNSSPGNEENPDNSEGK; translated from the coding sequence ATGCGCGGGTTACCGGTATTGAGCAGGGTTCTGTGGGCGGGTTTACCCTTATTCTTAGGTATTCTGCTGGCCTCCTGCGGTTCGGACAGCCAGAACAACCAAAGCCGTCAACCCCTTCGTCTGACACTTCGAATCGACACGGGTTATGTAGACGAACCCTACAACACCACCCTCACCGCAGACGGCGGCATCCGCCCCTACAAGTTCAGCCTCGAGGGTAACCTGCCCAAAGGCCTCACCTACAGCAACGGGCGCATCAGCGGCACGCCCCAGGAAAAGGGCAACTTCGAGCTCACGGTGAGCGTAGAGGACGCCAACCTTTCCAATCGCACCCAAAAAGTAACCCTGGTCATAGGGGAAACCCCGCCCCCCCGGCTCGACCAGGTCTTCCCCCTGGCCGAGGTATCCGACCCCTTCCCCTACCTGTTCAGGGTGCGCGACCGCGAGGCCAGGGGCTTTCAGGCACAAATTCCCCTAAAAGACCTCAAAGCCACCCTGGATACCTTCAAGGCCGATGCCGGCGTGCTCTATGTGCTTCGCTACGATGAGGAAAAGGGCCTGGTGGATATTGATGCCGCCTTTATCGGCCCACGCAAAGACTTCGAAGTTTTCCGCTTCACCGCCGCCCCCCTGCCCGACAAAAAGGTGCGGCCCGAAGCCAGCTTCCGCGAAACCCGGGTGGCTTTCTACGACAAAAACGGCAAACTGGCCGGCAACGCCCAAGCCATCGAGCGGGTAAGCACCCAGGGGCGCTACAAGTACAGCGACCTCGAGGCCCTTGCCCGCAACTGGGGCCGCCGCCTGACCCCCGCTACCACCGCTCCCCAAGCGCCTGCAGCCAACACCCCCCAAGCCCCTGAAAACAGCTCCCCCCAAGGCCAGACCGAAGCACAAGCGACCCCGCCCGCTCCCCCTGAAAACCAGGCCGCCAACCCTCCCGGCGCTGCCGAGAACACCCCCCCCACCGAACCCGTACCCCCCAGCCCCGCGCAGCCCGCCCAACCTGGACAGGCACAGCCCGCCCAACCTGGACAGGCACAGCCTCCTCAACCTGGACAGGCACAGCCCGCCCAACCCGAACCAGCCCAGCCTACCTCCACGTCGACCCCACCAGGCCCCCCCTCACCCCCTACCGATTCGGCCGCGCCAGCACCCCAGGCATCAGCCCCCGCCACCCCAAAACTGGAAGGCGACCTCAACAGCGATGGTGTAGTAGACCAGAAAGACCTGGACATGCTGCGCGCCTCTTATGCCTGGGCCAGCGTAAACGCCGGACAAGCCCCGCCACCCCCCAACCAGCGCGCCCCTGCGCCCCCCACACCGCCTGCCGGAACCCCAGCGGGAAGCGGGACGCCCGGTTCAGGTTCAGGTAACTCCAGCCCCGGCAACGAGGAAAACCCCGACAACTCAGAAGGCAAGTGA
- a CDS encoding peptidylprolyl isomerase, translating into MEALPYKSDKPVTKFAKPEQVIDPAKFDYYAEIETSKGKIGIDLYETEAPNTVNSFVFLALHRYFEGIVFHRVIPGFVAQTGDPTGTGMGGPGYQFGLEVTPKLNYDKKGVLGMARTMDPNSNGSQFFITYGPTPNLNQQYTIFGQVVQGMDVVENINPTEGPQARRERDKILSVKIFAKSK; encoded by the coding sequence ATGGAAGCCCTGCCCTATAAGTCCGACAAGCCCGTGACCAAGTTTGCCAAGCCCGAGCAGGTGATTGACCCTGCCAAATTCGACTACTACGCCGAAATTGAAACCAGCAAGGGAAAAATCGGTATAGATTTATATGAAACAGAAGCGCCCAACACGGTCAACTCGTTTGTATTTTTGGCCCTCCACCGATACTTTGAGGGCATTGTGTTTCACCGGGTCATTCCGGGGTTTGTGGCCCAGACCGGCGACCCCACCGGCACCGGCATGGGCGGCCCCGGCTACCAGTTTGGCCTGGAAGTGACCCCCAAGCTCAACTACGACAAAAAAGGTGTGCTGGGCATGGCCCGCACCATGGATCCCAACTCCAACGGCAGCCAGTTCTTCATCACCTATGGCCCCACCCCCAACCTCAACCAGCAGTACACCATTTTTGGGCAGGTGGTACAGGGAATGGATGTGGTGGAAAATATCAACCCCACCGAAGGCCCCCAGGCCCGCCGGGAACGCGACAAGATTTTGTCGGTGAAAATATTTGCGAAGAGCAAATAG
- the speA gene encoding biosynthetic arginine decarboxylase, giving the protein MEKLKRYTAKDAEETYLVPHWAAGFFRVGEDGELEVTPEGPDGPSASLYEIVQDLRDEGRPLPVMLRFPQILEARVLALNEAFKRAIKKYHYHAGYQGLFPVKVNQRRMVVETVARAGKQYAYGLEAGSKAELALILAQDLHPESIIACNGFKDDDFIRLALMGKKLGKNVVITLEKFAELGRVIRIAQELGVEPQIGIRYKLKTKGSGAWEESGGEAAKFGFTTPEIIRAVDILAEAGMLGTIAMLHSHIGSQVTDIRRIKQAVREIAQTYVQLRKLGAPVRYLNLGGGLAVDYDGSKTAFYASANYTLEEYAEDLVYVTKEICDGHGEPHPILVTESGRAVTAYHSVLILEVVDTIRPPGEEKLEQPKDAHPVVKDMFDLARGISAKNYREVYHDAFANKDTIQNLYDLGLISLRDRAAAEALFYQIARKTLKLALELDYPADELEDLQKMLADKLVCNFSLFQSLPDTWAIKQMFPIVPLSRLNERPTREATLVDITCDSDGKIDRFIDTHDVRNTLPVHEIRPGEPYYLGVFLTGAYQDVLGMSHNLFGRIGEAHVVVDEDGYDIERFIIGEKARKVIEKMGYEEGELAEAVEKLVRSSKKLTPAEKGSFMELYARELVGYTYLED; this is encoded by the coding sequence TTGGAGAAGCTCAAACGTTACACTGCCAAGGATGCCGAAGAAACCTACCTCGTCCCCCACTGGGCGGCGGGGTTTTTTCGGGTAGGGGAGGATGGCGAGCTCGAGGTCACCCCTGAAGGGCCGGATGGCCCCAGCGCTTCGCTGTACGAAATTGTGCAGGATCTGCGCGATGAAGGCCGTCCGCTGCCGGTGATGCTGCGTTTCCCGCAGATTTTAGAAGCCCGGGTTCTGGCGCTCAACGAAGCCTTCAAGCGGGCCATCAAGAAGTACCACTACCACGCCGGTTATCAGGGGCTTTTCCCGGTTAAGGTGAACCAACGGCGCATGGTCGTCGAAACGGTGGCCCGAGCCGGCAAGCAGTACGCCTACGGCCTCGAGGCCGGTTCCAAAGCCGAGCTGGCCCTGATTCTGGCCCAGGATTTGCACCCCGAGTCCATCATTGCCTGCAATGGCTTTAAAGATGATGACTTCATTCGCCTGGCCCTGATGGGCAAAAAGCTGGGCAAAAATGTGGTGATTACCCTGGAGAAATTTGCTGAGCTGGGGCGGGTTATTCGCATTGCGCAGGAGCTGGGGGTGGAGCCTCAGATTGGCATCCGCTACAAGCTCAAGACCAAGGGTTCGGGGGCCTGGGAGGAGTCTGGGGGCGAGGCGGCCAAGTTTGGCTTTACCACCCCTGAAATTATCCGGGCCGTGGACATCCTGGCTGAAGCCGGGATGCTGGGCACCATTGCCATGCTGCACTCGCATATCGGCAGCCAGGTAACGGACATCCGCCGCATCAAGCAGGCCGTGCGCGAAATAGCCCAGACCTACGTACAGCTTCGTAAGCTGGGGGCTCCGGTGCGCTACCTTAACCTGGGGGGTGGCCTGGCCGTAGACTACGACGGCTCCAAGACTGCTTTCTACGCCTCCGCCAACTACACCCTGGAGGAATACGCCGAAGACCTGGTGTACGTGACCAAGGAAATCTGCGATGGCCACGGAGAACCGCACCCCATCCTGGTGACCGAGTCGGGGCGGGCCGTGACCGCCTACCACAGCGTGCTGATTTTGGAAGTGGTGGATACCATCCGGCCTCCAGGTGAAGAAAAGCTCGAGCAGCCCAAGGATGCCCACCCGGTGGTGAAGGATATGTTCGACCTGGCCAGGGGTATCTCAGCCAAAAATTACCGCGAGGTCTACCACGACGCCTTCGCCAACAAGGACACCATCCAGAACCTCTACGACCTGGGCCTCATCTCGCTGCGCGACCGGGCCGCTGCCGAGGCGCTCTTCTACCAGATTGCCCGTAAAACCCTGAAGCTGGCCCTGGAGCTCGACTACCCTGCCGACGAGCTCGAGGACCTGCAAAAGATGCTTGCCGACAAACTGGTCTGCAACTTCAGCCTTTTCCAGAGCCTGCCCGACACCTGGGCCATCAAGCAGATGTTCCCCATCGTGCCGCTCTCACGCCTGAACGAGCGCCCCACCCGCGAGGCCACCCTGGTCGACATCACCTGCGACTCCGATGGCAAGATTGACCGCTTCATAGACACCCACGACGTGCGCAATACCTTGCCTGTACACGAAATTCGCCCGGGAGAACCTTACTATCTGGGGGTTTTCCTAACTGGGGCCTACCAGGACGTGCTGGGCATGAGTCATAACTTGTTTGGCCGTATCGGCGAGGCTCACGTGGTCGTGGATGAAGATGGCTACGACATCGAGCGCTTCATAATAGGAGAGAAAGCCCGCAAGGTAATCGAAAAGATGGGCTACGAGGAGGGTGAGCTGGCCGAGGCCGTAGAAAAGCTGGTGCGCTCCTCCAAGAAACTTACCCCGGCTGAGAAGGGATCTTTCATGGAACTGTATGCGCGGGAGCTGGTGGGATATACATACCTGGAAGACTAG
- the mutY gene encoding A/G-specific adenine glycosylase, giving the protein MLSNLHKDLLNWYQLHKRKLPWRGESDAYRILLSEMLLQQTRVEQAIPYYLRFLQQFPNLETLAQASQEDVLKAWQGCGYYARARNLHKLAQQLVFAGQALPCSSVELLALPGIGPYTAAAVASMAFGEPVAAVDGNVRRVLSRLFAWEKPSPKQVQEAADTLMAQLVNLRGDKDTPGDWNQALMELGATVCTPQNPSCGACPVAPFCQGKNHPERYPTAQKRLQKSLEMVALVLQGPAGIHLELRQGPVLGGLWGVPMEEDPGALERLLARFRLDKAEPVGAVRHDFTHRKLNIQVYKAPWVAKEDPKRRPLSRLDRKILELVETKSLRLL; this is encoded by the coding sequence ATGCTCAGCAACCTCCACAAAGACCTGCTCAACTGGTACCAACTCCACAAGCGCAAGCTGCCGTGGCGAGGGGAATCTGACGCATACAGGATTTTGCTATCGGAGATGCTCTTGCAGCAGACCCGGGTCGAGCAGGCCATTCCCTACTACCTGCGCTTCTTGCAGCAATTTCCCAACCTGGAAACCCTGGCCCAAGCCAGCCAGGAAGATGTTTTGAAGGCCTGGCAAGGCTGTGGCTACTACGCCCGGGCCCGCAACCTGCACAAGCTGGCCCAACAGCTTGTTTTCGCTGGCCAGGCGCTTCCCTGCTCGTCCGTTGAACTGCTCGCTCTGCCCGGTATCGGCCCCTACACCGCCGCCGCAGTGGCCTCGATGGCCTTTGGGGAGCCCGTCGCAGCGGTAGATGGCAATGTGCGGCGGGTGCTGTCGCGCCTGTTTGCCTGGGAAAAGCCCAGCCCCAAACAGGTGCAGGAGGCCGCCGATACCCTGATGGCCCAGCTGGTGAACCTTAGAGGCGATAAAGACACACCCGGCGACTGGAATCAGGCCCTGATGGAGCTGGGGGCCACGGTTTGCACCCCCCAAAACCCAAGCTGCGGGGCCTGCCCGGTAGCCCCGTTCTGCCAGGGAAAGAACCACCCCGAGCGCTACCCTACTGCTCAAAAACGCCTGCAGAAAAGCCTCGAGATGGTAGCACTGGTCTTGCAGGGGCCTGCGGGCATCCACCTGGAACTGCGCCAGGGCCCCGTGCTGGGCGGGCTTTGGGGGGTTCCGATGGAGGAAGACCCAGGGGCTTTAGAGCGCTTGCTGGCCCGCTTTAGGCTGGACAAAGCTGAGCCGGTGGGCGCGGTTCGCCACGACTTCACGCACCGCAAGCTTAACATTCAGGTTTACAAAGCTCCCTGGGTGGCCAAGGAAGATCCCAAACGCCGCCCCTTATCGCGGCTGGATCGCAAGATACTCGAGTTGGTTGAAACCAAGTCTCTACGGCTTTTGTAG
- a CDS encoding ankyrin repeat domain-containing protein — protein MSLSPERIREFVIAGHGDLAKVQAMLDETPELLNLAHEWQPGDTETAIQGAAHVGNRAIAEFLLSRGAPLEISTAAMLGQVETVRAMLEREPTQAQHKSAHGIALLPHAALSSRVEMLELVWSHGAQEGSSMALGLAVGRGHTDAVRWLLENANPNLSWQNFQGKTPLQLAIESGHTVIADLLRQYGA, from the coding sequence ATGAGCCTTTCCCCTGAGCGCATCCGTGAGTTTGTGATAGCTGGGCATGGCGATCTGGCAAAAGTGCAGGCCATGCTGGACGAAACCCCCGAGTTGCTGAACCTGGCTCACGAATGGCAACCAGGGGACACCGAAACAGCCATTCAAGGGGCCGCCCATGTGGGGAACCGAGCTATTGCGGAGTTTTTGCTGTCTAGAGGAGCCCCGTTGGAAATCTCCACGGCGGCTATGCTGGGGCAGGTGGAAACCGTTCGGGCGATGTTAGAGCGCGAACCCACGCAGGCCCAGCACAAAAGCGCCCACGGAATTGCCTTGCTGCCCCATGCGGCCCTCTCGAGCCGGGTGGAGATGTTGGAACTGGTCTGGAGCCATGGAGCCCAGGAAGGTAGCAGCATGGCCCTGGGGCTGGCGGTGGGGCGGGGCCATACCGATGCAGTGCGCTGGTTGTTGGAAAACGCCAATCCAAATCTGAGCTGGCAGAATTTTCAGGGTAAAACCCCCCTACAACTCGCTATCGAGAGCGGGCATACCGTCATTGCTGACCTCTTGCGTCAATATGGTGCCTAG
- a CDS encoding CoA-binding protein — MDNLRDFLASARTVAVLGAHPNPSKAAFYVPDYLGRKGYQLFPVNPVYAEQELWGQVAVSTLTDLEEPVDIVVVFRRSEALPNHLEEILTAKPKLVWLQSGILNNAFSETLRQAGIPVVQDRCLMVVHRQLFG; from the coding sequence ATGGATAATCTGCGCGACTTTCTGGCCTCAGCCCGCACGGTAGCAGTGCTGGGGGCCCACCCCAATCCCAGCAAAGCCGCGTTCTATGTACCCGACTATCTGGGGCGCAAAGGTTATCAGTTGTTTCCTGTGAACCCTGTTTACGCCGAACAAGAACTCTGGGGTCAAGTCGCGGTCAGCACCCTGACCGATCTAGAGGAGCCGGTAGATATTGTAGTTGTCTTTCGCCGCAGCGAGGCCCTGCCCAACCACCTGGAAGAGATCCTGACCGCCAAGCCCAAGCTGGTCTGGCTGCAATCGGGGATTTTGAACAACGCCTTTTCCGAAACCCTGCGGCAAGCCGGAATCCCGGTGGTGCAGGATCGCTGCTTGATGGTTGTACATCGGCAGCTTTTCGGCTAG